The Gracilimonas sediminicola sequence CTGATGCTGACGGATACGTTCGGGGTGGCCGTATGGGTGTCTGTGTTGGGTTTTGCACTCGGAGGGTCTTTTGGGTTGGCACTGCTATTTATCGTACTTCGCTCGCACGACACGCAGGAGGCAACCGAATTAAGTGGAATGGCTCAATCTGCAGGGTATATTCTCGCGGCTATCGGTCCCATTTTAATCGGGGCTCTATATGATTTGACCGGTAACTGGAATGTTCCCTTGGGGTTTCTGTTAGGGGTTTTAGTGATCAAAGCCGGCTTTGGACATTTTGCCGGTAAACCCAAAAAAGTGGAATTATAAGAGTGTAGTACGGCTTATGATTGTATTACTAAAAGTTTAATTAGATTACGACTCACGTCCACATCAAAAAAAGGTAAGAAATCATGGAATATCTAATCATAGCCATAAAACTGATAGTTGGGCTGAGTATCCTGAATGTCTGGTTATTACGATCCGGTAAAGAAACCCAATGGCGGGGTGGAGATGCAGGAAGTCTGGAAGAAGAATTTAAAGCCTACGGGCTTCCCATTTGGTTTATGTGGACTGTAGGCGGGCTCAAAATTCTGTTTGCATTGGGGCTTCTGGCTTCCATTTGGTTTACAGGCTACCCGGAATTAGAAACTTATTCTGCTTACGGCATAGCCGTGTTGATGCTGGGTGCTGTGAGTATGCACATAAAGGTTAAAGATCCGTTAAAAAAATCTCTCCCGGCTTTTACCTTTCTGGTTCTGTCGCTTTTGATTGCTTTTCTATAGATCATAAAGCATCAGCAACAGGAATTTGTAGGCCAAAAAACCGTTTACCAACATAAAGAAAAAAGAAGGTAGCGTTTGGTTCAGAGAATCCCGGACCTTTATGCGCGTGCCAAAGGCTACCGCCATCATCACTGTCAATCCGGTGGTCGCGAGAAGACCCAACAGGCTAATGTATAAACCGGCAAGCAGCCCGGCGGCACCTGCCAGCTGAGCCGTGCCGGTGAGTATTCGTAAGCCATCACCCATTCCGTATCGAATAAATTCCTCCTTCATAAAAGGGGAGCGAAGGCATTGTATGCCGTAGATTAAAAAAAATACGGCAACAATTATCGAAAGAAATAAAATGGGATTAGTCAAGAGGCTCCCGGGTTCTTT is a genomic window containing:
- a CDS encoding DoxX family protein, translating into MEYLIIAIKLIVGLSILNVWLLRSGKETQWRGGDAGSLEEEFKAYGLPIWFMWTVGGLKILFALGLLASIWFTGYPELETYSAYGIAVLMLGAVSMHIKVKDPLKKSLPAFTFLVLSLLIAFL
- a CDS encoding DoxX family protein, translated to MTNPILFLSIIVAVFFLIYGIQCLRSPFMKEEFIRYGMGDGLRILTGTAQLAGAAGLLAGLYISLLGLLATTGLTVMMAVAFGTRIKVRDSLNQTLPSFFFMLVNGFLAYKFLLLMLYDL